The nucleotide window ACATTCCTGAAGAATGAAAATGATCAACAACAGCATTTCTATATTTTTTAATAGTTAATATAATAAtttcatataataatataatacaatGGGTTCTGTCAGCAAAATAATTGACAATAATAATAACCAATAATGAAATCATTATAATCAGTAAACTCTTcaagtattgtgtgtgtgtatgtgcatgcgtgcgtgcgtgagtctGTATCTGAAAACTAGCCGTCAAATTCTTGCTTCCTCTGTCCTTGATTCCTCCACTACTTGCCTCTCTTTGAAAGTGCATTGGAGCCCGAAGGGGGGAACCTTCAATCCTCTCCCACAATGTgctttgagagggaggtgaggtaTAAAGGGAACAAGggaagaatctcaattgcatttccttgattcctcacatcctctctcctcgcctccttctcaaaatccATTGGATAAGAAGGTGAAAGGGGAGggacctctgaccttctcatccaatgggttttgagaagaagatgaggagcgaggatgtgacaaatcatgcaattgagattctcccaaggACAGAGGATGCAAGTAGTTGACAGCTATTAACATTTTTAGACAGtgtcagactgactgactgacttatagactgagctaccataatacccatggcttgtccagaaacaaccccttgCCCCTCAATATCTGCTCTGTCCAACTGTCTGGAAGAGGTTAAGTCTTGGATGCAGAACAACTTCAATTAATCAGCAGCAAGACAGAGTCAATGTTTATAGGCACCCCCAGCAGATCACCGACTCCTGCATCATCTGCCCTGCCAAAGATGGCCACATCATTCCCCTCTCATCAGTCATCACCAACCTGGGTGTGAAATTTGACCCTGCACTCTCCTTCAATGCCCACATTAGTCACATCTGTAAAACACAATTCTTTCACCTGAAGAACATCTACCGCCTAAGACCCTCTCTCAGCACTTCTGATGCAGAAAAGCTTATCCATGCATTTGTCTTCTCCAGAATTGATTACGGGAATGCAATACTTGGgggcctacctttaaactcaaTTAATAAATTATAGCTCATTCAAAACAGTGCTGCAAGGATTCTGACACAAACAAAAAAGTCTGCCAACATCACCCCTATCCTTGCTGACCTCCATTGGCTACCTGTCCCTCAAATAGTTGACTTTCAAATTCTCCTCCTGGTCTACAAAGCCCTAAATAGCATTGGACCTGAGTACCTGTCAGATCTACTCTCCCCCTATGAACCTCCATGCACCCTACGGTCAAGCCATGCCAAACTGCTTCATGCACCCAGGACCGGTCTCCGAACAATGGGGTACTTTTCTCCCCAATGCACCATGCCTTTGGAACTCCCTTCCTGACAATCTCAGGGCACACAGTTTTATTTTTTTCATGCACTTTGAGTTTATTCATGTACAGTATCATGAAAAGTGCTTTACAAATGTAatacattgttattattattactgccCAGAGTCtagacacttgtggagatctgagagggcTTGATGGGTGGTGACATGGTGAGAGCTCCATCTAACCCTCTGATAGGCTTGGTGGAATTTTGGCGGTATTGCTTACTCCtgtccaatcctctcagatctccataAGTGTTTAGGAGTAGgagctaggggttgtttctggacaggaccCCACAACCCTTTGGGTGTGTGGTGGACCTACGGCACAACACTTGAGGCCTTGTTTGAATGTTTCATTCCATTGCTATACACACACAGATTTGCACAGGTGTAAGCGGGACACACCCACGTCACCCTATCAGGCTGATCAGACAGTTCTGGGTAGCTGGAGACCTGCTGTAAACAGTGAAAGGATATATTTACATGTCTACTATTCACACCCTTGCTTCATTCCAGCTAGTTCGATGTGCAACCACTTCGCATATCTCTAATCTAGCAATATATACTGTTGTTTTGGATGTATGGCATCATTGAATAAGATTACCAATGGTTAACTAGGTAGCTAGGTAGCTAGGATATATCAGTCAGCTAACCATTTACAGTAACAGTAGTTCATTAATAAGTCAATACACACTAAATCTTGTGCAGGAATTGAGAAATCTTACCTTATCTTGGCACTGTGGCACTGTATGGGCAACTATGAATCAATTATTTAATAGATTCATATAATAGAGTTagaaggggatacctagtcagttgcacaactgaatgcattcaactgaaatgtcttccgcatttaacccaacccctctgaatcagagtggTGCGAGGGGCTGAATTAATCGACGTTATTGGCGGCCggaggttactggcccaatgctctttaaccgctaggctacctacttTGAAAGGACAGGAAGTATTGGCTGTGCACTTGACCAATGACAGGCCCTCCAAATGTAACCCCACCCACTTGTGAACATTTAAATATCAAGTAGTTTTTTGGTTTCAcatgcaaaaaataaaaaaataagccatTATTATGTTATCTTAGGAATCTTGACTTCATTTTGGCCATGACATAGACTAATTATCTTGaccacctaacaacatagacacCAAAATGTTCTGTCAATCCTCGAGATCCACATTCATTCCCTTTGGCTGTTGTTTAGTCTTGTTCTTGTGCAGTATCACACGAGCTCTTtatcacttgactgtcattcataAAATCCTTTCCTGAATCAGCTGATATTGCGCGATAATGTCCGTAACTAAACAGCTAGACATCAAACGCGCATCAAACAACTATTATGCGTGATTATTGAAGAACCCCCTTAATGACAGTATAGATTTttgttttattacatttacatttacgtcatttagcagacgctcttatccagagcgacttacagttagtgaatacatatatattttttaaatatactggccccccgtgggaatcgaacccacaaccctggcgttgcaaacaccatgctctatcaactgagctacatcccttccggccattccctcccctaccctggacaacgctgggccaattgtgcgccacccatgagtctcccggtcgcggccggctgcgacagagcctggattcgaaccaggatctctagtggcacagttagcactgcgatgcagtgccttagaccactgcgccactcatgttAAAGTCACTTATTAGTCATGTTAAAGTTAATCGTTCTGTTAGAAGCATTCCATTCTGCAATCGCATAATTATTTTGGATGTGTGTGCCCATGACAACTGTTTGCAATCCTTAACATAGGGAGATATGAAATGTTATGAGGTTACAGTACACTTCCGAGATCTCCATACAAAAAAAGAGTCCAACAGCAATATCCAGGAATTTTACAGGATCAAGTTCAATGTGTAATTTAATTGTTAAACGGTTAGTATATGATATAACGACAAACAACAGTATCATAAAtgtaaggaaagaaaggtaaTGTTTTATGTCGCATGATATTTGCCAAATCTTTGAAGACTCCAAGCATGAGAGAGCATAAGAAACATAGGTTTTGATTCAACTCATGAATGTTGAATTGAATGTATCTATGTTCCCCCTTTATATCTTAATGTATTCAAATGAATATGTTTTGCTAATTATTATTAATGACTTTGTAACAGCTCCAAACAGTTGTCCACTACAAGAAAtgctcactggtaccctagtttatagaaagacccttaTCCAGTGTCGACATCCTGGCGACTAGGCAAATATTGCCTCCGTTAGTTTTGCTTATTTATCACAATTCTCCCATGTTACATGTGTAGGACGGTAAAATGTCATACTTACTGGCTGACATGAGAGTTTTTCCCCGTCACAAACCCCAACCTCACAGTGAAGCCAAACAGTGGACACCTTCTCCTGGCGCTGGAAGCGGAACGAGTTGAACTTAAACATGGAGCGGCTGTCTTTGGCGTTCTCGAAAATGGTCACAGTTTTGTCATACGAGCAGCTGTGAATGAGAGACCTCAATTGATTGAATGTTTGATTAAATGTTTGGGAAAATAGGAACAGCTGCGTCACCTGTACGAAAGTTCAATGCAATTCAGTATTAATTTTGTTTATTCCACAAAGTGGGGTTTTGATCAGCATGCAGTGAGAATTAGGTTGGTAACCGCCCCCCACATTTGCAAGTTTTCACTGAAATACCTGTTGATGATAAGATTCCACCTCTTCTTGTCTGTTGAGTAAGGAGTGGGTGTCGCCCAGCAGTTGCTTATCACCACTTTGAATCTGGGAGAGCAAAGAATATTGGACAATTATATTCAAGAGAAGGGGATCTGCTTTGAATTGTCATCCCCTTCTTTTTCTTCATTTCTATCCAGAGAAGTGCTGTTTTCAAGGGTGAATGGATGTTGCATGATACaaatactgtgccttcagaaagtattcacacccctttactttttccacattttgttgtgttacagcctgaatttaaaatggattacattgagattgcatcattggcctacacacagtaccccataatgtcaaagtggaattatgtttttagaactttttacaaatgaatttaaaatgaaaagcggAGAGGAAttaaaccgctcagggatttcaccatgagaccaatggtgactttaaaacagtttcagagtttaatggctgtggtaggagaaaacggaggatggatcaacaacattgtagttactccacaatactaacctaactgacagagtgaaaagaaggaagcctgtacagatttttttttcttctaaaacatgcatcctgtttgcaacaaggcactaaagtaatactgcaaaaaatgtggcaaagcaattaacttttctgtcctgaatacaaagtgttatgtttggggaaaatacaatacaacacattactgagtacctcacaccatattttcaagcatagtggtggctacatcatgttataggtatgcttgtaatcgttacgGACTGGGaggtttttcaggataaaaaagaaacggaatagagctaagcacaggctaaatcctagacgaaaacctggttcagtctgctttccaccaggcaCTGAAAGattcattcacctttcagcaggacaataaacaaaaacacaaggccgaatatacactggagttgtttatcaagacaacattgaatgttccagttttgacttaaatcaacttgaaaatctatggcaagacttgaaaatgatgtctagcaatgatcaacaaccaatttgacagagcttgaagaattaaaaaaaaaataatgtgcaaatattgtgcaatccaggtgtgcaaagctcttcaagacttacccagaaagacacacagctgtaatcgcgcccaaagttgattctaacatgtattggctcaggggtgtgaatacttatgtaaatgagatactgtatttctgtatttcattttcaataacttttgccaacatttctaaaaacatattttaattttgtcattatggggtattgtgtgtagatgggtgagagaaaataaatgcatttaatccattttgaattcaggctgtaacacgacaaaatgtggagtaagtcaaggggtatgaatactttctgaaggcactgtttgtCTCCAACACctatgttttttcccccactttCGCATCTTGTCATATTTGGTCACGTGTATTTGCTTTATGCAGGGTGAGgaatatctatactgaacaaaaatataaacacaacatgtaaagtgttggtcccatgtttcatgagctgaaataaaagatcccagaaatgttccatatgcacaaaaagcttatttcgctccaattttgtgcacaaatttgattacattcctgttagtgagcatttctactttgccaagataatccatccacctgacaggtgtggcatatcaagaagctgattaaacagcatgatcattatacaggggcacattgtgctggggacaataaaaggcactctaaaatgtacagttttgtcacacaacacaatgccacagatgtctcaagttttgagggagcatgcaattggaatactgactgcaggaatgtccaccagagctgatgccagagaattttatgttaatttctctaccataagccgcctccaacgtcgttgtagagaatttggcagttcctccaaccggcctcacaaccgcagaccacatgtaaccacaccagctcaggacctctacatccgacttcttcaccagcgggatcatctgagaccagccacccggacagctgatgaaactgaggagtatttctgtctgtaataaagcccttttgtgcggaaaaactcattctgattgcctgggcctggctccccagcaGGTGGGCCTATtccttcccaggcccacccatgtctgcgcccctgcccagtcatttgaaatccatagattagggcctaatgaatttatttcaattgaccgatttccttacataactgtaactcagtaacatttttgaaattgttgcatgttgtttttatatttttgttcagtagaaatACAAATGTGCaaactatatatacaaatatacTGTCTGTTGTGAGTACCTGTTGCTGAGTCCTTTGGCTTCAATCCCAATGAACACTTCAGAGCCAATCTCTGATGTGTCAATCACATAGGGGGCGTCTTTGGCATACAGGAACTTGGAATTCTAAAGACATGAACACAGGTTAGTCAGTTATATGTATGTTCACATTGAGTTTACTTTTACGACTTGAGTGATCCTTACAAGTAATGGACAAATTATTATCTCCATAATATTACTAAACTAATGTTAGTATTACGTTTTACACTCAAGCAGCTAATAACCTATTTCCCCAGGCCCAGactaagcctagtcctggactaaaaagcatgctttATGGAGAATATCCATTTAATGTCCTAGACTAGGCTTAATCTTTGTCCGGGAAGTTGATAAGAACCAAACCTTGAGGTACTCACAGTGAACACGTTCATAGACAACTGTGAACTAAAAGTGCCTAAACTCCCGTTGTTGACAAAAACTGTAGCCACTCTGAAAGAAGCAAAGGGTTTAGTAAAAACACTGCAAGTCATTGGGTTAGAATGCAAACGCTCTCCAGAAGGTACCAGCGGTGACCTAAATGCCAGGATTGGTGCTTACCTTTGGCTGAAGACGGCGTTGTTGACCAAGTAGGCGGCCCGGTATGTGCAGCTGAACGTGTAGTTGACCGGCTGGTTTCTGACTGTTAGTGAAGTGTCAttggacacaatggagttgtagAAGACATACTTGGGGTCTTTACCACCAATATACTGGGAAAAAATAGCAGACACGCCAAAGAATGAGGATGGGTTGTTGACTCTTTAGGCCTATCACTTTGCATTTAGCTGGAATACCTTGCTCAGACCTGCAactcttcaggtctcaggcaagctTACCCCCTCCATTAAAGCTATGTTCAGTATATCACCTCGGCGTGAGTGCCACAGTATGAGTTGTTTTTGGGTGTCAGGTCAGGGATGGTGAAGCGAAAGTATCCTGGGCTGTTGACACCGCTGTAACACAGCCCTCCCAGGGACAGCTGGCTGATCTCCCAGCCGTAGGGACACTCCGGGACGTTAGCAATGATGGCATTGGGGAAACACGACACCATCACATAGTCTGATGAACAACAAGCACAGAGAAAAGCCAATCTTAGAGGATGCTGATAGAACCTGTTCCATGGTGTCATATGGATAGGGATTCCACTCTCCTTAAGGAAAAAAATATTCACCTGCTTTCTGGGGGGCACAAGTCCATGCTACAGGCAGTAGAAGTAGTAGAGCGCTTACAGCAGCCATTGTCAAAGGCTGAAAATAAATATCAGAATTCAATTGTAACACATTGCTATGCTAAGTCAATAAGAACTTAAAATCTTATAATCTCCCCATATATAGTAAGGTTTATTTAAGCTTGGACACATGCACAGCTAATAGCTGAATTACAGTATACAGACAAAAAGGAAAGAAAAATAAGAAGATTTTAGGGGGAAATTAAGTTGATTGAAATGTTGATTAAAACAGTTCGGGACTTGAATGGCGGGAGGAAGCATCGTTGGTCTCTGAGCGGAGGGGGGATCGCGATAGCAGCCAGGGGAGTCAGGTCCCAAGCCATTGTTTGGTTTAATCATGGTTTAATAACCAGCCACTCCTTCACAACCGCtgcacagtcacagacacacatgaCTAATACACAGTCCTAGTATTAATTGGCATTAGCTGATAACGTCCGTTGCCATTAGCATTTCTACATGGTCTAAAAATGCTCGCAGGGAGATgttggatgttttttttttttttaaacaagctaAGAGACTTAAAAATGGAATGAAACGACAACACCCTAGGTAAGGCCAAAATAAGGTAAAATCTCTTTAACCTTACCATAGAAGTTTCATGAAGGGTAGACGGCTAGTTCTAGTCTGGCTAGGTTTCCGTCAGAGGGTCTTCATGGTCTGTATAGACTGACTGGGAACTTTAGCCACCACTGACAGCTGGACAGCCAAGGGGGTGGATTTTATACTTTTACAGGTAAGAGGAACCCCCCACCTCGCtcacctgtcctctctcctcaagtCCCCTACTTGGCAATGGCAAATTGGTAACCCCATTGTGGAGCTACTCACAAAAGCTCTCTGTGAAGGAAACGACATTGACTTTCAAATGACAAACCTCTCAGGGGATCACTGCAGCACACTCAACATTGCATTAGTCTTTAACATTCCTTTTATGTCTTACTCTATTCTGATACTTCAAAATGATATTCGATAATCAAGGCTTGAGCATGACTGTGTTGTGTCCAGTGACATATTTGAATCAGTATTGTGATGGTTCTAAGCATGCTATCAGCTTAAAGATTATATGCAAGTTAGATGCTCTGCAATGGAGAGGTTCCCtcactcgcgcacacacacacacactgtcactcttcCTAGCTCTTTGTAGATCACCTAGCATGGTTTTGCGACTGGAAGTGTGGGACGCCAACCTTACATAACATGATGGAATCTGGGGGCTTCTCATTGTTAGCATGGCTAAAGAGCTGTAACGCTACCTGTCCCCTGACCCTTCCTCTGATTTGTATCTTCCATGGATCCCCCTCCAAGAATTCCCCAATGCTCTATTCTGATGCTAATGCTAACGCTATGCAGCCATCTTTGCCTCTTCAATAGCGCTGTAATGTTTCCCAAACTGGTATATGAATGACATCAGTGTCTTCATCTGCTCCTATCATTTTACACTTGTTTAGTGGTAATTGCCTATTCTGTCACACCAGACGACAGTTGTTCAGAACAGGATTTTTAATAGATGTAGCGTTTCGTTACCATGGGTAAAAGGGACATTGTCTATCATGTAGTCATCTCATTTCGAGTCCACGTCCCAAGCCATCGGTTGTGTGGATCCAGCTACGTCTCGATCCCACATTATATATAATCAtataataaatgccatttagcagatgcttttatccaaagcaacttacaggcattcatgcatacattttgtgAATGGGTGGacccgggaattgaacccaccatcctggtgttgcaagcgctgtgctctatCAAGTGAGCCATACAGGACCTTTACCAATTAGACATTAGACTGCTTCTGAGGTCTAAAAACATTTGACAAACAATGTTATGACCAGGGTTGGGGTTAATTCTACAAATTCATTCTAATTCAATTCCCGCTCACTGTAAATTCCATTGAATTAAATTCAAATTGCAGGTCAGTCTTTAAATTCAGCGATAATTCAATTCCTCTCAATTCCAATGTTAGGTAAATTCCAAGAATTAAATTCCCAATTCAATATTATCCCCAACAATTTCACATattccaattccaattcaattccctCAGACTTTCAGGCTGATCATGTCACTGTTGAGACAGCCTAGCTGGAAATATAGAAATTCAAGTTGAAATTATTTTAAACAAATCGTGCAGTCATTTTTTTATACTAAATGCATTAATTCCATTAACTGGGAAATGCATAAATATTGAATTCCAATACCATTGTCatgactccctccgaagctgcctcatctccttgttcgggcaggctgcggcgttcgtcgtcaccggccttctagccaccgccgctcctcttttcatcattccatttgttttgtcttgtttttcacaaacacctggtacatatctcctcatcagtctctgtataattattccctctgctcccccatgtctttgtgtgttattgttccatgtggaggtgtcgctagctcgtgttgagcattatgttacttttatcgccggatattcacccgtgtgttttgttttcccagtatGAATTTAAGTCGCACTGTAATTGGTTTACGCGTTGCTGCggactgctgtattggccaaatAAACCCTATCCTttgattcacacctcctgcgcctggctcCATCCTACTCACCTTGTTACAAACATTCAATTCCAAAGATTAAAtgtttttgcaaatccaatgcaATTCCAATTCTAACAGtctaatttcaatttcaattccattAATTAAAATGTAATTCATCGTAAATTGTCCACTTCATGAGTGACTTCAAGAATTTAATTGGAATGTCAAACCCTGTAAGGAGCATGATATGGGCCGTCATCATGGCTGACTAAATATGAATGGAGAGAGGGGTCAACTAGGACACTTTCCCCCACTCCCTCTGTCCTCATACATAAAAGAAAGGGACACCAGACCAGGGACAAAAGCTGCCTCTATCTCATTGTATCCCACTGGGCTCTGTGAAACCCTATATTTCTGAATGATGTGAAATGTCTGTGAAACACAGTCGCCCATCTCATCTCCACTTTGGAACACTCATTggtagtgtgtcttgtcttatcagAGCCTCCATCGCAGTTCAGGGATATCCATACATGCCTGTTTGCAGTGTTGCACCACTAAGATGGTGTTCTATTCCTGATACCTTTTAAAGATTGGTCAAGTAATGAAGATGTCATTATTGTGTGGCGGTCCCTGCTTTTCTTGTGTTTGTTCCTTTGAGAGGTACTGATCACTATCAGTCTGTCCGAGTCGGTGACTTGACAGGAATGCTGAAAGGTCTGTACTTTGACTTCCTcatgtatacagtatgtacaataTGTTCCATTAAATCTATGATCACATCAAATAAACGTTATTTGCATGGGTCGAAAATACATGGGTACATTCCAGAGTCAATGGTAATTCAGGTCCTGTAACACAGGGCTGTATGGGAACCATACTTTGTGAAATGGTGGA belongs to Coregonus clupeaformis isolate EN_2021a chromosome 1, ASM2061545v1, whole genome shotgun sequence and includes:
- the tectb gene encoding beta-tectorin — translated: MAAVSALLLLLPVAWTCAPQKADYVMVSCFPNAIIANVPECPYGWEISQLSLGGLCYSGVNSPGYFRFTIPDLTPKNNSYCGTHAEYIGGKDPKYVFYNSIVSNDTSLTVRNQPVNYTFSCTYRAAYLVNNAVFSQRVATVFVNNGSLGTFSSQLSMNVFTNSKFLYAKDAPYVIDTSEIGSEVFIGIEAKGLSNRFKVVISNCWATPTPYSTDKKRWNLIINSCSYDKTVTIFENAKDSRSMFKFNSFRFQRQEKVSTVWLHCEVGVCDGEKLSCQPGPCTARSIPSEAEPSGGILTTEFHLKGTSLCILCIVLVNTLLGCVNLPKM